Genomic window (Planktothrix serta PCC 8927):
ACTTTAATTCTTTTCTTCTTTAAAATCAAAAGTTATGTTGTTTATTCTACAATATAACTACAATCCGCAGGGTTTGGACACAAAAATGAGATTAACCCCCGATTTTTTTGATGGGACTCAGATTGAGCATTCGGAGACTCAAATGCCTTCTTTATCAGAGCGAGAGCAATTGCAAGAGTTTGCTACTCATGTCACTCAAATTTTTAGCTTAGAAGCCGAAGGAATAATGTCTCCAAACCAAGCTTATAGTCAGATTAAGAGCTTGATTACTGAACTAAAAACCAGAGTGATCGGTAACTAAACTCAATTTTTGTATAATATTCAGGGATAGGGGTTTATTAATTTCGCTCAGACAGGGGAATCTAGATATTTTTTATGAAAACACAAATCAATTCTCAAACCCAGACGTTAGGATATTGGGCTGTACAAGCCATTCAAAAACATTTGGAAAAAGTCATTAGTCATGAATCAGAAGTTTTAAAAGATGATGATCCTGAAGAACTCCATCAAATGCGGGTGGGAATGCGACGGTTGCGTTCTGCGATTGTAGGGTTTGCTCCGGTGTTAGAATTACCGGAATCTGCTGAGGATGAAAAAATTGGCAAGATAGGGCGGCGTTTGGGAACATTACGAGATTTAGATGTTTTATTAGAAACATTACAAAACCATTATTATTCGCAGTTACCGCCATCAGAACAAGAAACCTTAGATAAAATCTTAATAAATTTGGTTAAACAACGTCACAAAGCCTTTCGACTTGTGGAATGGACGTTAGACCATAAAACTTATAAAAAGTTAAAAGAGGATTTACAAGATTGGTTAGAAGAACCTTGTTTTACCCCTCTCGAAAAGCTCCCTATTGATGAAGTTCTACCCGATTTATTACTTCCTCAAATTAGTGAGTTATTTTTGCATCCCGGTTGGCAAGTCGGTGAAACTCAAGCTCAACTGAATTCTATATCTTTAGAAACCTTAGAAGCAATTTTAGATCAGCAGGGAAAATTCTTGCACAGTTTAAGAAAGAAAGTCAAGCGGGTGCGTTATCAGATGAATTTATTTACGGATTTTTATAGTTCTAAATATTCCGATTATTTAGAAGATATGAAATCGATTCAAGAGGATTTAGGGAATATTCAGGATAGTATAGTTTTAGGGGAAAAAATAGCTGAGATCATCCCCTCCAAAATCAACTCCAAACTCCCAGTTTTTATCGGTTTATTAGCTCAAAATCGTTATCAATCTTGGCAAAAATGGGAAGAATTGCAACGCCGTTATTTAAAGGCTGAAACTCGTCACGAATTTCGCTTAGAATTGCTGCATCCAATCACAGGAACAGAAAATAGGACTGTTGACAGTTAACCGTCGTAGGGGCGGGGTTATCCCGCCCGTAACCGTCAACAAACAGCATTTAAGGTTGTTTTGAGGGAGTTTCAGTAGGTTGAGTGGTTGCGGTTTTAACTTTAACAAAAATATCATAACGGCTGGTGCGATCGCTCAGAATTGCGGTGGTTAATCCTATCGATTGAATGGCATCAACCCACACTTTTTGCTGAGGCGGAAGTTGAGGTAAAGATAAAGTTCTAACCTTCGGATCAAACACCCGTTCAACATTCATAAAAAAGTTGCCATTATTGGGGTTGAGTCCCATCGGAACACTTTGCTGAAAGAGGGGATTAGAGGTAATAGGAACTTGAGGAATAGGAACAATTTGATCCGCAATTGATCCCCCCAAGGTCATAAAAGCCACATCTCCTTCTAACCAACCACGAGTTACAAGAAATCCCCCAAAAGGAGAAACCCATTGCACCGCAGGTTGACCTTTTATTTTAGTTTCACTGACTTTAAATTTCTTATTCTTCATCACCTCATCTAACTGGGTTAAGGATTTATCCGCCGCCGTGCGATCATTCACCTTTACAGTTAATACTAATCCCGCCACAAATCGTTCTAAAGCTCTAGGATTTGGATTAGCGGGAACTAAAGATAAAGAAAATGCTCCATTCATCCAATTGAGAACATCTTTTTCTAACTCCATCCCTGTTGCTGATTTAAAACTAGAACTCAAAACTTGAGGATTAAACGGGGCGATCGGATTCGCATTTGCGCCTTGAGTATAATCTTCCCAAACCCGTTTTAAATTACTTCCAGAAACCATCATCAATGTATTTTCTGGAATCCATTTCAGACTTTCTTGGGCTTGATTTTCAACGGTAAATTTTTTCTGACTATTGGGTTTTAACCAAGACACGCTTTTAAGCCCAACTCCTTGAGATTCTAGCGTAATATTCGTCGCTAACCCTTGATGCTGTTGAACTTGTTCTAACTTTTCCGTAGGAATAGGACGGGCTGAATGGTAGGAGGCAACTGTTGTGGCGACGGGAATATTCAGGTAAACTTGAGCAAAGGGATTCGTCGTTTTAATCTTTTCTAAGGCGGCAGGATATCCAGGGGTTTTCGCTAAAGAACCTGAACCCCGATAGGTATCAATGGCGCGTTCAGTTGCATTTGGATCAGTTGTCACCACTAAGAAATCCTCTCCTAAAACCGCCATAGAATAATTTTGTTTAGGATTTCCTTGGGTTTCAATAATATCAACTCCTCGATAAGATCGTTGAGTTGTTTGACCTTGAGGAATGGTTTTCGGTTGTGATAATAATTCTTTAGCTTTAGCCCGGTTCGCAATCGGAAGCACCATCACCATCGCCTGTTGATTCAGGGTGCTGGAACTATCCGTAGTTGGAGGAGTGCCAGAGAGTAAACTAGAATGGGGTAAAAATGCAACCATGATTTCTTTACCCACCCAAGGCTGAATATCTTTTTGATAATCATAGCCATTGTCTGTAAACACTCGATTTTGCCAATCTTTGAGGATGTCTTGCAACGCGGCTTGAGATTGGGGTGTTCCGTATTGGTTTAATTTGTCCCATTGTTGGGTGTCTGTGGAGAGGGATACCGCCACCATTGCTTCTTGGGGGACAACATTCGCACCCAGGGGAACACCTTCTAAAAATTTACGCGAAACTAAGGTGTAGTAGGCTGCTATTCCACCCCCAACCAGCAGCACCGCAACTCCCACCGTTAAAATTAAATTAGGTTTTATTTTTTGCATGATCAATGGCAACGATGGCTCTAGGCAACCAATAAACTTTTATGATTCAGTATCTATCGAGGGAGATTTTAACCCAGGGGGTTACACTTTGCAAATTCAGGATTTATTAATAAAAGCGATCGCCACCGGAAAAAACAGCCTTTAGGAAGAAAACAACCACAGAGGAAGAGCTTTGGTCAGTGGGGTAGGCGATCTCACCCAGCCTGAAAACAATCGCTCACAGGAGGAGAGTAGCAATGACAGGAATAATCAAAATCAATATTGTAGAATCAGCCGAAAAATTATATGAAATCTCGAAATGTTTGCTACAAATCCCCCCCTGTAGAGACGTTGCATGCAACGTCTCTACAGGGGGTTAGAGGGGATCATCTGTAGCATCTATAATGGGATTTCATATTACATATCCTGCGGTGTTCCCTGTTAAGCTATTCCTTGTTCCCTACTATAACTTAAAATCTAGTTTCATACTCAAAACGAATTTCACTTTCATTATTAAAATTAGTTGCACCGCGTAACAATAAATTATCATTCAAACGATAATTAATATTAAAGAGAAAGGGTTGTTGAGCCGCCAAAACACGGCTTAAAGAAACATAAACATTATCAGTTACATCTAAACCCACTTCAATTCCCACTCCTAATGCTGAAGCTTTACCACTTGAACCTCGTTCCGCAACCCGTGAGGGATAAATTCTAAATTCTGTTAAACCCGTTGCATTAATAATATTGCGTTGCAGTCTGCCAAATAATCCTGTACTGGCAATATTTGCTAATACTAATGTACTATCCTCTTGAATGCCTTGAATCACACTTCCTCCTAATAAAGCTAGTAATTCATTTTGAGAACGAGGAGGAGAACTTTGTAACTTAATAATATCATTAATTTCCGATGCAGCACCGCGCACAACAGCAACAATACGGATAGTTCTTACTGTTCCAAACCGAGAAGGACTTAAAGCTTCCGTTTGTTCAGAAGGAAAAGCCGAAGGAGAAGATACAAACCTCACTGCTTCAGGAACACGGGTCACTAAGCGCACATCTAAAATTGGGTCGAGTCCCTCGGAAGGTACAAATATTGCCCGTTGGGGATAGCCTCGATCTAAGCGTAATTGACTGGTATAAAGATTCACTTGTCCCCCCGTTAGTTCAATGGTTCCTTGAGGACGAATATCATTAATATTGGCTACACTTCCATTTAATTGAATCGTTCCTTTAGCATCAAAATTAATTAAAGGTGCATCTAAAATTGGGGGAGTCATGACTTGAATATTATCAGCTAAAGTGAGTTTTAATCCATTTAAACTGACATTGACAGGGGGCTGAGGAGTTGTTGTTGTATTAGTTGGTAATGTGGCGGTTTCTTGGGAAGGTAAAATCACTCTTCCCTGACTTAATATCACTTCTCCTCCTAATTTTGGTTTTAAAGCGGTTCCTGTTATTGTGATCACACCCGAAGCATTTCCTTTATAGATATCGGGTAAATTTAATGTTAATTGATCTAAGCCTAATTGTAGGGGAGTTTGCAGATCAGGATCATTAGCTGTTAAGGGATGAGACACAGGTAAAACACCACTTAAGAGGATATTTCCGGTTCCTTTATCTCCTTGTAATTCCCCTTGAATATCTTTAACTTGAATGCGATCGCCTGTAAATAAAGCTGTTCCACTTAATCCGACAATTGACTGTTCTAAACTGCGGGCGGTTAAGACTGCATCTTGAATTTTAAATAATCCTTCGGGTTGAAGATCGAGTTTAATTCCTCCCGCTTCAGGTTGTTGCAATGTGCCATGAATTCTTAATTGTACTAATCCTTTTCCTTCCTGCCAATCTAACTCAGGATTGAGTAAATTAATTACCGCTAATCCTTCATCTTTAATCTCAACTCGAACATCGACTAAATCACTTTCCGGGGAAACTTCAGCAAAGGGTAATTTAAACGGTAAAGTTCCTTTAAATGCAATCGGATCGGTTTCCGTTACTAATAAGCTTCCTCCAAATCGTAAGCGAGCATTATTATAACTAAAACTACTTTGAGCTTCTTGAACCGGATCACCATTAACCGTTGCATCTAATAAGGTTAATTCCCCCGATGATTGAGGATTCTCTAAGGTTCCCCCAACACTGGCTCGAATATTCAATTGTCCGGTTAAATCAACATTCGGTAAATCGACAATTTTTTCAATTTCTTCTAAGCGGATATTTTTCACCCGCAACTGACCAGAGGGTTGTTGATTGGCTAAATTTAATTGTCCCCGAAAATCATATAATGCCGTACCAGAACGCAGTTGTATGGGTTCAACTCGCAATACATTATCAGCAAAATCAGCTTCTAATAAAAACTGATTGGCGGTATATTTTCCATAATTCCAATCTTGACCTTTAACCGTTGCTGTTGCTTGAATTCCCGATTGAATTGAACCTTGAAAGGCAATTTCTCCGGTAAATTTTCCTTGTAAATCTTGTAAGGGAGGTAAAGGTTCCTCCGCCGCTTCTGCAATGGATTGTTGTAAAAGTGCTCTAATTTCTGCAAATCGTCGTAATTGCTGCAATAAAGTAGCATCTTCCGATAAACGAATCGGAACAGGGATGACTTCTGTGGCTGTTGCATAATTTGGGGGTTTTAATCCTCTGGCTAAATCTTCTAAATTAAAGATTTTTAAGGCGGTTAAGACATCCTGTAAACTCCCTTGAGGGATTTTAATCGTTCCTTGAAATTGATTAGATACAGTGGATAAATTCTGAGCTTGGGGGTTAGAAAGACTCGCTAAAATTTCAGAAACATTAGCTTGAGTATTAATTAAAACTTGAGTGATGCCTTTCTTAAGTTCGGCATTAGTTAACTCAGCAATGCCATTTTTATAATTAATATTTCCCACAAAAGAATCCGCTTCAATATATCCTAATGTTGGATTTTGAACCGCAACATTTCCCGTTACCCCAATTTGATTAACATTGAAACTAGCTAAATTAGAGATGGTTAATTCTCCCGATGCTATGCCTTTTAAAAGTCCAATATCTAACTCGGCTAAGGGGGAAAGACTTAAAGCTTGTAGGGGAAATTGTTCTAAGTTAACGTTTAAATTATTTCCTTGTGATTGTCCAACTAATAGGCTTTCATCCCGTTGAACTAAAAAGGAAACAGGTAAATATTGATCATTTAAAACCAGTTCAATTTTATCCTGTTCTCCGGCTAAAGCAACATTCACCTGTTG
Coding sequences:
- a CDS encoding DUF7219 family protein, which gives rise to MRLTPDFFDGTQIEHSETQMPSLSEREQLQEFATHVTQIFSLEAEGIMSPNQAYSQIKSLITELKTRVIGN
- a CDS encoding CHAD domain-containing protein; the protein is MKTQINSQTQTLGYWAVQAIQKHLEKVISHESEVLKDDDPEELHQMRVGMRRLRSAIVGFAPVLELPESAEDEKIGKIGRRLGTLRDLDVLLETLQNHYYSQLPPSEQETLDKILINLVKQRHKAFRLVEWTLDHKTYKKLKEDLQDWLEEPCFTPLEKLPIDEVLPDLLLPQISELFLHPGWQVGETQAQLNSISLETLEAILDQQGKFLHSLRKKVKRVRYQMNLFTDFYSSKYSDYLEDMKSIQEDLGNIQDSIVLGEKIAEIIPSKINSKLPVFIGLLAQNRYQSWQKWEELQRRYLKAETRHEFRLELLHPITGTENRTVDS
- a CDS encoding DUF3352 domain-containing protein gives rise to the protein MQKIKPNLILTVGVAVLLVGGGIAAYYTLVSRKFLEGVPLGANVVPQEAMVAVSLSTDTQQWDKLNQYGTPQSQAALQDILKDWQNRVFTDNGYDYQKDIQPWVGKEIMVAFLPHSSLLSGTPPTTDSSSTLNQQAMVMVLPIANRAKAKELLSQPKTIPQGQTTQRSYRGVDIIETQGNPKQNYSMAVLGEDFLVVTTDPNATERAIDTYRGSGSLAKTPGYPAALEKIKTTNPFAQVYLNIPVATTVASYHSARPIPTEKLEQVQQHQGLATNITLESQGVGLKSVSWLKPNSQKKFTVENQAQESLKWIPENTLMMVSGSNLKRVWEDYTQGANANPIAPFNPQVLSSSFKSATGMELEKDVLNWMNGAFSLSLVPANPNPRALERFVAGLVLTVKVNDRTAADKSLTQLDEVMKNKKFKVSETKIKGQPAVQWVSPFGGFLVTRGWLEGDVAFMTLGGSIADQIVPIPQVPITSNPLFQQSVPMGLNPNNGNFFMNVERVFDPKVRTLSLPQLPPQQKVWVDAIQSIGLTTAILSDRTSRYDIFVKVKTATTQPTETPSKQP